Part of the Ornithodoros turicata isolate Travis chromosome 6, ASM3712646v1, whole genome shotgun sequence genome, TAAGTGGAAGCCACTAAAGTCACAACAAAGGATAGCTTCAGAGGTTAAACAAATGTTTAGCTCCGAAGTTAACTGACTGAGTAAGCTTCAacatcattttctttttctaatgCAATTTCTCAAAGCTTTTTTGCACACTGGCCTCCGGTACCAGCTTTTTATAGTTAGAGCTGTGCAAATACTTGAAATTTCAAATTCTAATTGAATAGTTAATGCTATTTGTACAGTATTCACAGGCTATTTTGAGTTTAGGAAGTTTTTGAATATTCCTGAAACGTAGCGTAGCTTCTTCATTGTGCACTTTCACTTCAGCATTGCAAACAAGACCGCGGGAGCCGCAAAAATTCCCGTATAGCGCAACATGTTGTCCAATAGGAGTTGTGATGCGTTGTGTGGCGCTCGATCGGCATAGTCAGCATCACGTTTCGCTATCGGTCAGCGCCGCCGTGTCTCGCGTCCATCTCCACTTTAATAGCGTAACGCGAACCTGCGAAGTGGTTTGTAAACGGAAAGCAGGAGTATAGCATAGTGAGCGTGCTACATTGACGAGTGATTCCCTGTACTTGCACTATCGCAGTGTTTGTTAAAGAATATCGAGACATCGAACTGGGTACTTGCAAGAACAATGAAATCTGCTAGAGACAAGCAAAATTGTGATGCACAGGCTGATTCATATATGAAGAAAAGCCGCCAGACCCGCTAAAATTGCGAAAATGATTGCTATCAACCTCCAATCATTATCTATTTTCAACGGTCGCAAATTTTGTGACCACGACGTAACTTCATCTAACGACTGTCCCCGCGGTCCCCGGTTACACTCTACCTTGAAGAACAGCCCTCTCCCGGGTTACTATACCGAAGCCAAGAGGAAATTATGAAAAAAATTACAGAAAACTTCTGAAGGCATGAAAAACATCTTTCACAATCGAAAAATGCGTCAGCCACATCACAGTCAAGTGAGTGCCTCTACTCCTTGTTTGCAGACACTGTTCATTCGTGGAGAGCTTCAACCAGCCCACATGTATACGGGCTACCTTTTCTGCATGACAACTCGTAGTTGTGCCCACAATACGGTCTTATACAGGTCCACGTAAAGCACAACTCCCAAAAGTGATTGGAAGGTTGCTTACATTATGGTCATATAGGTCCaactacagtagaatctcgattatacgaatctcacggggtcgcggaaaaaattGCACGTGCTTTTcccccgcgagtcgcgcgacagtggtctaaagcgagcttctcctaaagcaagcaggcgttaggtgaagccgacttgcagaatggtgacgcgtaatgttgccacaagttgtcctgatatgttccctccacgtgttctggggttctggtcgctgttttctgccagagcgatgtcacaccccaagcagcacaatgtactgaaagtcgagtgcaataggggtggacgggtaggtggaaggccttgaacagactcctgaaactaaagaacaatgacaagacacataccgtccacccctattgcactcgagtttcagtacattgtgctgcttgggacagctTCGCCGTTTATTGTTGTGAGGGGGGTAAAaatgtcaaaacagagataaggtgataaggttaTAAGGCTATAAGGTTCCGGGCCGttcaatccctttgatcttatctccaccacccccaccaaaaggaaagtcattgggtgcgtttttttattctaccgGGGTAACTCCGGGGTAACCCTTACTGGGCGAAAAATCGAGGGtgacggaagtgacgtcataacctaCTGGCGAAAATTCAACTCTTGTCGCTCGAGGGTTACTCTGGGTACCTACTCTCACTGACCCAACTCAGCAGGTGGGTAGCAGAGGGTTATGGCGTCATACAACGTCACGTGAGAGTCCCGCGTCTTTTAACTTTCGGATTCCGAGCAGATTTCGGTGTCTTTAGCATGGCTGTTGTTTCGTTGGATGCatgcctttttcttccttcgtcaTCATCTTCCCCTTCGTCAAATGCGCCAagcagcataagtgccacaactTCTACAATCATGACCTCGTCAAAAATGTTGTCTGCCTCTGCCGCGATGTTCGCTGAGACGGGCGTAACTCGTAATGGGCGAAAATTTCTAAACCGGGGTACCTACCACAGGTCACGTGACAACTCGGGTCACGCGGTGCGTAACCCGGGGGTTACCCAGGTAGAATAAAAAAATGCAcccattgcttgcattgcgctacatgatgtaagggggttcgtggtgaggatcgccctcccttttcgaaagacgcAGCAGCATGACTTGCGTGCTCTCGCGTCACGGCTgtctgtcgcatcctcggctcattcgtatcatccgtaaaggcaagatagcgcgttcgtatcatccgaactctaatacatgggaagaataggtattccggccgggaccggaaaagaattcgtattatcccgaaattcgtatcatccgtgatcgtatcatcgagattctactgtatacGATGCGTATTATGGGTGCCAATAAATGTACTCGCAACTTCTAGAGTTCCATACAGTAAGAGGGGGAGATATTAGCAGTTTATAAAAAGTACAAAGAGTACAAATGCAAACAAATAAATCAAAGGATGCACACCCAGCTATGTAATATGCGTGTTTCAATACCTGAAGTAGATGGGCTTCTTTTTCTTGTATTTTATTGCGACTGAAAAGCCGTAGGCTGCCCCACTAGGAGCACTGAGGTCCCCTTGGTGGGCACAAAGTTACAAAATTTTCCAAATAAGATATTTGCAATATATTAGAAATAGGCTTTTTGAGAATATTAGAATTATATTCAAAATTGTAATTAACAATTCAAATTCGATTTGCGGTGTCTATAATATATTCGtatattcaattcaattttgtAAGCACAGCTCTACTTATACATAACACATCTACGTACAACATAGCATTAATCACGAACCGTTGTAACTCACCCAACAACTGGGTGTCGGAAGTCCATGTCCCTCGCAGCAGCATCCAAACGTGCCTGGGTGTCCTTCTGAGGCCGCATCAAAAAATGCATCATTTGGGAAACCCACCAGAGCGGTGGGTTCCCATGTAGTCGCGTAAGACGATCGCCAAGGTCCTGGGGTATCGCCAGGGGCAAGTATGGAGGGCGATTGCGGAGGTTGTCAATAATTGGCAACTCTACCACTTGGACGTCATCGTCAGGGCCTGCTTAGAGAAGGGAAGGAATAGTGAGGACAAACCGAAGATCATTAATACGTAACAGCAGTCTCTGAGGATCAATTAGTATCTACCTCAGTGGCTGCTGTGCCTACAAATTGATCAGAACTACTACAGAAGACCTTTTGTTCATAAACATTGACACATGAAGCTGTACATTACAATGTAAAATTGCTCTTACATCTCTGGTTAAATCAAACTTCTTGCAACAAATTCTTCATTCACTGTCCATAGTACCGTATAAACCAAACTATgggattttttgttgttgttgttgtggttcaAAGAACTGGGCGAGAAAAGCCGCCATCATCCTATAGCCGGtcaatatacaatttttttttttcctgagctTGTTTTTCAGATAACTTGGTCACCTTATACACGGGATCTACCTGTAATACAGTTTATACGACACTCACTAAAATATGGCCATTCGCAAATATGTCTTCCACATGTCAGCAATGTCCTTACTTGCATAGGCGCTGACTGCGGGGGCGCTCGGGGGCCTGAGCCCCCCGAAAACTTTCCCAGAGGTGGCCGGGGGTGTCTACCCAGCTGACGCTTAAGATGAAAGTTTCAAGTGATATCCCAAGTATCGCGTGTTTCGTGCGAGTGATCacgaaaatcctgtaaaaattggCCTCACAACGTTGCAACACGGAATTTCCGACTCCCTACCCGACCTCTGCGCATGAAAGTGGGGTGCACATTGGGCCCCGGCTGAGGCAGCGGGTCCACATTACTTGCGCATTTGAACACTTTTACAACATTTGGAACAGGGGAAGCTTCCGCTCCAAGTGCACTAAACTTTGCAAGCTTGCACCACGCCAGTGCCCATTCTCATTCCAGTGCAAAATTTCTTCAAGATTGCAAAAACAGGATAACAACAATGGTTCTGTTACCTGACCACTGGGACTTGCTTGAACCTGTGGCATCTACGCATGTGTTACTGACAGGCTGGTAGACAGTCTCCCATCCATGGGTAGCATACCGCCAACCTTTGGAGCGTAGTATGAGGGTTCGCTGCGTGCCGTATGCCACAATGAGACAGTAGGCAGCATGGTGCACCTGACATCCGTAACCGCAGCCCTTATTCAGGCTGCAGAGCACCTTGCGTGCCGACGGACAATGTTTCGGATTCTGTAGCCTCGACAGTCGCTGCTCCACCAGTGCCCTCAAGGCACGAGATTCTTTTTGGCGCCAAGCATCGTAGCCGTCTGCTTCTCTCAATTTTTCAAGATCGGTCAAGATTGTgctgaaagaaaggaagaaaaaaaagtcagcTTGCTTTCCAGTAAAGTGAGATACCTCTGATTTTTTATCCTGGAAATGAAGTTTTGGCTGCTTCCAGTACGACACAAAGAGTATTGTAAGGAGCTCTGCCCTTAGTACGTGTTGAGATATCGAGGGTTTCCTTTCGAATTTTGAAAGGACAAAATTTTGCAATAAAAACATGAAGACATCTGTTTTGCAGGTTACAGACCTCAGAGCTCTACTGTGCAATGTTCTAATCTAAATCTCAGACTCATTTCTATTAATTAACAAAATTAACTAAGAAAGCTCGTTTAAGTCTAGTCCTGACTGTTAAAACTACATTATGTCGAAGCAGGCCCTACCACAAATGGGTGCACGTAGCGCAGCTTTCTAAGGAAAAAAATGAACCATGCCGTTAGGAAAGTTTTGGTCCACTACCCgagaagcaccctgtatatgccgCAGTATATTCTTATATAGCGGGTGTCCAATGAGAAGAAGTCCTTTAGTTCTTTTAAACCTTATTATCATACTTGTTCTATTGCTCGTATTATTTACTCGTTGATTTCGCTATATTCCAAGGGTCCACTTGGACATTACATAGTGAAGTGGGTTGAACATAGCAAAGCAGAGCAATGCAAATAACAAGGCAAAGCAAATATATAGGTGGTAAACACAACACAAACTACATGAGATAGGTGTTTTTAAGCAAAATAAGCATGGATGTGTTTGAAAAACGATGTATAGTCGGAGATGGTTGCAAAGGAGGCCAGAAGATCATTGCAGTCGACAGCTGTAggacagaaaaaaaacatttaaaAAGTCGATTAGTATTCAGATAAAACGCCCAACTTTGTTGGGGTGGTGGAGGGAtggaaaaatggtatcagaacGACATCAGGGATCATCATACATCATATATCACATCAGGGACTGATCTGAAGGTATGAACTGGGAGAATCGAGGAAAAATAGACAGGCGTGCAGCATGACGCCAATGCCGGTTTTAATGATGTGGCTGATGTGGAGAAGCAAAAGTCGTTAGCTATGAAGTGGACGGCTCTGTTCTGGATGGATTCAAGTGAACTAGAGAGGTGTACAACTGTATTTGGGATGGATTCCATATGGCAGTGGCGTATTCAAGCTTAGGTCGTACTTATGAAATGCATGTCAGTTGCTTGAGGTGGGAAGGAGCTGTTTTGACTTTATGCCTAATGAAGCCAAGCATTATTATTATACCTTACTATTTTACACCTGAAAACCTCGCTTAGGGAAGCACGCTTGCTGGAATTTACATTTACATTACATTTGCAGAACTGTTGGCCCCACCTAAACGGAGGCACAGTGGAAAGAGTGACACAAAGTTTTATTCCAATCGAGGACCTCCTTGCACAACCCATTGTTATCAGTGGCTGACGACAGACATATTGATAAGGAAGAAAATATGACAGGAGTGCAGTTTATTTTCTTTGTGCACAGGAGAGAGGATCTTTGCGCAACACAAGCAGTCCCGCAAAACGCAAATATTAGCTAGCGTGTTTCCCCGAGCGTAGGAttttcgggtgtcaaatttTTGCAGGAATATAATCAGAAACACTGCGATTTTGATTGGAACAGAGTGTTATGGCTAGGGTCCggaattttaggcatttgcctataaatgcgacattttgggggttgcctgcctttttataGATTCTATTGAATTCTAGCCTTTTCGAGCATTTGTTACATGCCACAACAGCCTTTTTTAGAGGTGCAAGCACGAGTGCACTTTTCAGTATCATGCagagtgctgcattttgctttttgtttctgCGTGTTTGCACCTtctgtccttttctttttgtttttttgtttccttcagTGGCTTGGTTTGCCAGAAGGTGTCCATGTATATTTGACCAAAAGATTTTGTCTTTCTTTGCCTTTCGAGATCTTCGAGGGCAGAGAACTAAAAGTAGTATTCACTATCACGTGGCTCCAGGCtgcctcagcattcgtgtacAAGAAGTCAAAGCTTGTAAGGTACCATAGCCTTTTTTCCTGAATAGAGAATTCTGAAACACTAACAAAGCCAAGGAGTGTACCAGATTAACGTGCCTGTTTTTGTATTGCCTGCCTATTTCcattgtttttagtgcctaaatttccgggccctaGTTATGAGAATCCATTCAAGGAATAAGCCACCTTTGCTCGATTAATTTTCAAGTTGACACGAATGCAAATGACCATAACGTGTTGCAAAAGTATTTAGGGGTGTCACCAAGGAAggaacaactactttattttgagatgatgaacagGGAGTTCCATccaggggtgatactctaccccactgctggtggtgatgtgaccCAGGAAGGACTTTTTATCTAATGCAGCTTATTTTTAAGATTAATACCTTCTCGTTGGACATCCTCTTTGCTATATGTGTTTCAGTTACATGAAAATTGACAAGACAAacatgaaaatgaaatgaatgacaAAAAATTGACAAGACAAAAATGACATGAAAAAACACAACTGCTTTGTATTTACTTGGGGCACATAAATATTCACTTTGTACTTGCTTCTGTCCTCAAAGTACTCTTTACGCAGCCCTACAAGATTCCATCAAAAGTAAATTACCGTTTATGAACAGCCAAGTCTTGAATAATGCGGTCAACAGGTTTGGGGTCTTCCAGAGACTTCTTTACTTTCTTGAGCTGTGCACGTGCATAGAACCACAGCTCTCGGATGCCATTTTCTACTTTTCTTCGTAGCACTTCGTACTCCTTTGAAGGCTCACCTGGATATCAGTGACGACATACTGAGTTACCAATTCTGGGAGTCACATCTGTATTGTTGCTATATTCTTGAAGTAACTTCATTTACCTTCCCTTGTGTGTTCTATTTTTGCTGCTTCCTTCTGAGGTTCCTTCTGAGGTTCCTTCTGTAGCTCTTGCTTTTGTAGCTCTGCTAGAGAGGGGTCTCTGAATAATTGAACGAAAAAGGTAACATGGGCAATTGTGTCAGTAACCATTTCAATCTCAATTTACTCTCAGTCTGATGGACAGACCTTATGGAATGCAGGAGCGACCGTAGCTCTTCATTCTGCTGCTTCAGTGACTCCAATTCACCAACGGCTCGAGTGAGTCGTGCAACCACCTGCTCATCCGGTTCATTGTTGTGGAATAATGGCCCGCTAATCATCAGCAACACCACTAGCCATATCAGCAGGAGGCAGATAACCAGCCTTCCTAAACTCAACCCCATATTCCTGTAAAGAAATGCAGCAGGAACCGTCGACGGCATACATTATATCGCACACTGATCACGCATAATCTTATCACATCGTCTGGAAAAGCTGTCGGTTACAGAGTTCTACATTCTTCAGGAAACCTGTTGTAAAACAGATGGCCAGACTCGCCAAAGGTCAGCACGAAGAGCTGCCTACTGTAACGTGATTGTATTACACTACCACATCCAAGTGCGTAACTGCATGCTACGAAACTGTTAGACCGATAAAAGGTGCCAAGAACTGTACAACGATTGTCGATGTCACAACAATAATAATGAACACTTCAAACGAATATTGTACTCGTACATGGGTAACCAAAGAGCATCCAATAGCTCGTATTCGAAGTTCGCGTAGAAACGGAATAAATACTCACCCTGGATATTCGTTGCACAATAAAAGAGGGCAGCTGTTCAAGTAGCTGCAAGATCATCTAACTCGGACATTGCATACATGTTATTTAACTGTAACACTACAAATTACAAGGTGTTTTTGCCGGACGCACATTTCAGCGCCGAGGAAGTGATGTACACACTGCACATCACTTCGACGTTCAAAGTCACCTCTATCCACGTCAGCGAGCGCAGTAAAGCAACTGCTACCCCTTTTGTGCTTATGAAACAAGCGAGTGTAGATGAAGGAAACGCTTAAGACATGACGCGTTaaagaataaagaaagaagaggacATGTGGCAAGGTAAGCAGCATCATTTTAATATATAAGCATACAAGCTTTCGCCGGCTGACGGCGCTAATTGCAAAGATTGCGCAAAACGCAATAAATGCGTCTTAATGCGCACGTTATCTTCACAAGCGCTCCAGCtgtctgcaacaacaacaatagaccTATAGCGACTGTAATAGACCAGACCATCTGCAACTGATTCGCTTAATGTGTTTAGATACAGCATTTGTAGTAATCTTTGCAGTGAACACATCAAGAACAGGTGTATTCAGTGCAGTGCAACCCCAATGGCAGTAGCTTCAGTTGATAAAGTGAAGATATTAGTTGTTGGCGATTCAGGTGCTGTGCTAATTCTCACTTTGGGCACTGTTGGTGAGGGAAGCTGTTTAGCGTGTCCCTGAGATCTAACGACAAAATTTAGGCCCTatatcatttcatttttttaattgtACCTCAGAAATCATAATACAAGAAAATACAGTCCAGGAAACAAGAAATGGTGTGTTGTACATAACAGGAAACGAAAGTATCGGGAACCGTTAATTAACAAAACATTTTTTACCTTCTTCATTTTACATcttcgccagctcgcttgcttcttagccatttatttactttttccTACCATTTTTTACCTGTCTCCTAAAAGATGAATAagaacatatattttttgtaTCAAGCGGCAAAAGGTTCCAATCGCATACCCACGAAACGGAAACGATAGCCTGCCGTAGTTTGTACTGGTCGTTGGTAAATTCAACATCCCATCTGCTCCTGCCCTAGTACGCGAGCTTGAATTAAACTCGCAGAAATTTGTCTTAGGCAAAGTTCGATTAAGTTTTAAAATGCGATAAGTCAAACAAAGAACATTATATGTTATTATGTTCTGGACACTGAGAATATGCCACGATATGAAACATGAGATAAATAGGGCAGACCAAAAATTATCCTCATGGCATGGTTTACATAGAACGTTTTATATGTTATGCTTCAAAAGTTATTAATGTTATTAAAGTTATACGTGTCTATGtattatgtgtgtatgtatacGTGTTGATCGGGACATAGTCTTCTTTTCAAAAACCTGTAGACGAAGCATAAATTTACACGAACCACGTTATTCCCTAGGTGTGGGAAAATCATCGGCAGTGACACTTATGTGCCATAACCAGCCTATTAACAATCCCACGTGGACCATAGGATGCAGCATAGAAGTTAAGGTGAAAACCAAGATGAACCTGAAAGTGTGATCCTCTCAAGTTTCTCAAGTTAATGCCGTGCATCATTTTTTTCCCCCACTTCAGCTTCATGAATTCAGGGAGGGGACTCCGTCACAGAAAACTTACTTCGTGGAGCTATGGGATATTGGAGGGTCAAGCAGCCACAGTAACACACGCTCTGTTTTCTACAATGCATTCCATGGTACGTTTGTAACAGTTTTCATAGCGTGATGTTAGAAACTTGCTACATGACGATACAAGGCATCACACGCTACATGCAGGTGTGATTCTGGTACACGACTTGACAAATCGCAAGTCACACGAGAATCTTCGCAAGTGGTTGGCAGAAATTCTCTGCCGCGAGTCACCAAGTCGAAAAGGGTAAGAGCACCACGTCCCCACACGCTAGTCATCGTAAGAATTTTGCAGCCACATGATCATGGTGTGTGTAGATTACGTCACAGTTAATCTTGCTTATGGTGTCCATGTGTTGCTATTGAGTGTGTGGGGAGACAACACTTGCCTCCCTCGATGCAAAAAGCTAAGAAATACAGTAAAGAAAAATTAACGAACCTTGCAAGGGCGCATCCTGTTGCGGTCACTCGAAGCAAATAAAGCCGTGTACAAATGCTACATGCACGTTGTCGTGCTTCGTGTCTATTaacctttaaaggagtacagtgggccatccaaaaaaaattcagattaagacgtctgatgaaagtgtgtgtgtcattttaccgaatagcgcaaaaggttttgatgtgtgcaatttgtctCCCAGTAAAaagctcacataaacatggctccgcgtgttcacccttaactcgccactccaggtataacgaggatgagaaggtatgatgccatgtcaccgatgacgttataagaactcgttctggttcgccagtcagggggggtcagcgccttgttcctttgccgccgtaaaccagttttgccagttgtCCCGGATATTTGGGGATAGAaagagcggccgaatcatgacagagccaggagcaatgctttttcagaaccccgaacagccgagtagcaagcgacagcggagtagcagccatttctctagaccaatcagcgcgcgttctccttatagcatcAGCGTGAGGTTCCAGGCAagtcacaggctggtactgctcttcagcACCTTTGTGcatggtcgctttttgcggcgtattttaagttcaatttctgcgataattatgactttgtggtgtgaattacttctcatggtgcatcttactggcctacttaacagttttataggaagaaaacagggtgttaaaaatgacttctgttgTAATGTCAAAATTTCGGTTATGTACCAATTTGCCACTAGCAAGATTTTTTTCCACTGTCATAGCATATAGTCTTCAGACAAAATCTGGGCACGCTTTTGAAAAAGATTTGTTGTAACATGCTTATCAGCTTGTGGGTTGCCCTAGAGTCATAAATCTGGCTTGAGCTCTTGCAACAACTGCttatttcttctctttttttttttttttcttgtaaggGGGTGGGGAAATTGAAGCATGAAATggaccaccaccaccttgaaaTGGGAGTAAAAACACAAATTTATTCATGAAATGTTCCTGGTGATTATGTACGGCTTGGAGCATACTTAACAATAACACAGTTTCATCAGCCAGAGCTGGCACAGAGCCACCCTAGCAGCATTTGTGAGACAAAGGGTTTTACAGGGGTGCCTGTTGCAAGCCAGATGCACAGACTCGAAATGCAGCAGATGAGTGTTGCCTTTCATCGCAGTCGTCGTGCTTGCAGCGCAGCTAGCTATCAGTGCGGTTGCATAGCATCATTCCTGAATGGTGTCACTTCATAAGGCAACAGTATTGCTTGCCCACGATATCGGCTAGCATGCAACTTGTATAACCAACATAAACACCAACAAACTCTGCAGTGATGACTGCAATGAAAGGCAGCATTCGTTTGTGCATTCCATCCCGTGCATCGGGCTCATGACAGACCCACCCCTATCAGGGGATGCACTGCCCATACCCTTCATCCCTTGTTTTCGAAGCTACAGTAGAGTGGCTCTGCTTCAGCTCTGGGGAAACTGCATTGTTGTTAAATATGCTTCAGGCAGTACAATGTGCTTGGTACATGTTTTCCAGGTTTGACTTCGACCAAGAGATGTTTGCGGACTCTCCCGTACCTTTACTGCTTGTGGCTACCAAAAGTGACTTAGTACAGGACTTCGGTGACACTTCAGAGCGATCCTTCGCAGCATCCCTTGCACAACAATGTGGTGCAGATCACATCTTTCTGGTCAGTCTCTATATCACTTTTTCAGCAAAACTAATACCTGCGAGTTATTAAATCGAGCCTCAAACGACCACAAATTTACGTTCCAGGACACCCACAACGCGAAATCCCTGGCACCGGGTTCTTCTAACGCTGTCAAGCTGAGCCGCTTCTTTGACAAGGTGAGAGTGTTCCAACAATTCTTACTTGGGCAACAGGAACTGAGAAGCTCGGACACAATGAAGAAAGCGCATGAAAAATCATCTACGAGAACCACCCTTTGTCATGTGTGTTCTTCGTTGAATCCATGCCCCTCAGAGTCCTGCGTACTCTCTCTTTCTCCTTTTGTTCTAACTTCGGATTGTTGTTCCTCAGGTTATAGAGAAAAGATTCTGTAGCCAGGGCGTGAACACCTACACCACTTTCACGGACCGTCGGCGTATTGTTCCACCTCCAAAGTATTCGCACGTAGATTAAGTAAAAATAAaagtttgtgtttttttttattagtttGCTCTTCCATATAGTTAATAATAATATGCTACAGGAGTTGGTCTACGGTACTTGCATAGCATATTAGCAGCCCACATCAGGAAAAGAGTTGCATGCACCTTCACCCTATTAGAGTTACTGTGTTTGGATATGTTTTGAGGAGCCTAGCATCTTCCAATTATAATTTCCAGATTTGTTTATTAGTCTAACTTAGATGTAAGTCTAATAAACACATCTTAGATTCAGTAACTCACTACTGATATTTTAAATTGCATTTGATACGCAATTAACTTACATTGTACAACACATTTTTTTATCTTCCTCAGGACCTTATCGTGTCCTTGATTGCTGCATTATTTGATATTTTCGTTTCTAGTACATACGTGTATTTCTGTGTTGTTACTTCAATTTGGAATGAGCACCGTTATTCCTAGACCTCCATGCAAAACATATTGTATCACTTTTTGCTCAGTAAATTAATACACATAATGCACAGTACATATTTTATGAGAGGCAATGTTGATAGATTGGTCATGcctcgattatccggacacctcgggagtcgtcccttttTGTTCAGACGACGAATTTCTGGATAGCCGAGCCAAGCAAACTTCCGGGGAAGCCCAAAAAATTTGGGAGGCCTCTTTGTAGTTCCAGgaaaggaaacaaggaaaagatcgttacttcagaaattcatgcgaagtgagctgcttgaaattagtaggcacgcGATGCAACAGAATTTTGGTAACAGCCACGGCACCCGTTGCATCACCCTTCTGTTCAAAGAAGCGTGATGTCCCAGAAAGTTGGTCCCGCGCACATGCttttgtctttttgcaaatGTCTTGGGCATAGGCCAAAAGACAGGCCTGGTTCGGACGGCCCGGTCACTGACGTTCACATGTGGATTTCTTGTGCCCGGTGGATACAGGGCACCTCTACCGCTTATCGTCTACCATCTCTACCGTGTGCCCGCACGCACAAAAAGGGAGTGACTGCTGAAGAAAGGGGAGTCAAACAGTACAGAATGTCCCGATGAAAGGTGTCCCTTTTCCGGTCACAGAGCACATGCCGGGGACAGAGGCCCTTGACACATTTACGGA contains:
- the LOC135396766 gene encoding rab-like protein 3 isoform X1 codes for the protein MAVASVDKVKILVVGDSGVGKSSAVTLMCHNQPINNPTWTIGCSIEVKLHEFREGTPSQKTYFVELWDIGGSSSHSNTRSVFYNAFHGVILVHDLTNRKSHENLRKWLAEILCRESPSRKGFDFDQEMFADSPVPLLLVATKSDLVQDFGDTSERSFAASLAQQCGADHIFLDTHNAKSLAPGSSNAVKLSRFFDKVIEKRFCSQGVNTYTTFTDRRRIVPPPKYSHVD
- the LOC135396765 gene encoding alpha-(1,6)-fucosyltransferase-like isoform X2, which produces MGLSLGRLVICLLLIWLVVLLMISGPLFHNNEPDEQVVARLTRAVGELESLKQQNEELRSLLHSIRDPSLAELQKQELQKEPQKEPQKEAAKIEHTREGEPSKEYEVLRRKVENGIRELWFYARAQLKKVKKSLEDPKPVDRIIQDLAVHKRTILTDLEKLREADGYDAWRQKESRALRALVEQRLSRLQNPKHCPSARKVLCSLNKGCGYGCQVHHAAYCLIVAYGTQRTLILRSKGWRYATHGWETVYQPVSNTCVDATGSSKSQWSGPDDDVQVVELPIIDNLRNRPPYLPLAIPQDLGDRLTRLHGNPPLWWVSQMMHFLMRPQKDTQARLDAAARDMDFRHPVVGVHVRRTDKIGTEAGFHSLEEYMEYVDDYFDTLELQRAVPKRRVYLATDDSSLLGQARNSYPHYHFYGDVQVAQSASLGKRYSSESLKGIVLDIHMLSKTDYLVCTFSSQVCRVAYELMQLDYVDASDRFRSLDDIYYFGGQRDHNQIAVANHTAQDGTQIDFHVGDILGIAGNHWDGYSKGINRRTGAQGLYPAFKAVDRLDLVPLPTYGNEDT
- the LOC135396765 gene encoding alpha-(1,6)-fucosyltransferase-like isoform X1; translated protein: MGLSLGRLVICLLLIWLVVLLMISGPLFHNNEPDEQVVARLTRAVGELESLKQQNEELRSLLHSIRDPSLAELQKQELQKEPQKEPQKEAAKIEHTREGEPSKEYEVLRRKVENGIRELWFYARAQLKKVKKSLEDPKPVDRIIQDLAVHKRTILTDLEKLREADGYDAWRQKESRALRALVEQRLSRLQNPKHCPSARKVLCSLNKGCGYGCQVHHAAYCLIVAYGTQRTLILRSKGWRYATHGWETVYQPVSNTCVDATGSSKSQWSAGPDDDVQVVELPIIDNLRNRPPYLPLAIPQDLGDRLTRLHGNPPLWWVSQMMHFLMRPQKDTQARLDAAARDMDFRHPVVGVHVRRTDKIGTEAGFHSLEEYMEYVDDYFDTLELQRAVPKRRVYLATDDSSLLGQARNSYPHYHFYGDVQVAQSASLGKRYSSESLKGIVLDIHMLSKTDYLVCTFSSQVCRVAYELMQLDYVDASDRFRSLDDIYYFGGQRDHNQIAVANHTAQDGTQIDFHVGDILGIAGNHWDGYSKGINRRTGAQGLYPAFKAVDRLDLVPLPTYGNEDT
- the LOC135396766 gene encoding rab-like protein 3 isoform X2 — protein: MWQGVGKSSAVTLMCHNQPINNPTWTIGCSIEVKLHEFREGTPSQKTYFVELWDIGGSSSHSNTRSVFYNAFHGVILVHDLTNRKSHENLRKWLAEILCRESPSRKGFDFDQEMFADSPVPLLLVATKSDLVQDFGDTSERSFAASLAQQCGADHIFLDTHNAKSLAPGSSNAVKLSRFFDKVIEKRFCSQGVNTYTTFTDRRRIVPPPKYSHVD